A portion of the Halobacillus ihumii genome contains these proteins:
- a CDS encoding GatB/YqeY domain-containing protein, producing the protein MSILERLNQDMKAAMKARDKKTLGVIRMVKASMQNEAIKLGEDLSEEEELTVLSREVKQRKDSLQEFKEAGREDLVEGLNEEIEILQVYMPKQLTEEELEQIVQETIEEVGASSKSDMGKVMSAVMPKVKGKTEGSKVNKLVLKQLS; encoded by the coding sequence ATGTCAATTCTAGAACGTCTTAACCAGGATATGAAGGCCGCGATGAAAGCAAGGGATAAGAAGACCCTTGGAGTCATTCGTATGGTTAAAGCTTCGATGCAAAACGAGGCGATTAAACTGGGTGAAGATCTATCAGAAGAAGAAGAACTGACTGTTTTATCTCGCGAGGTGAAACAGAGGAAAGATTCCCTCCAAGAGTTTAAAGAAGCTGGACGCGAAGATCTTGTAGAAGGACTTAATGAAGAAATTGAGATTTTACAAGTATACATGCCGAAACAGCTTACAGAAGAAGAACTTGAACAAATCGTTCAAGAAACAATTGAAGAAGTAGGGGCTTCATCTAAGAGCGACATGGGGAAAGTCATGAGTGCTGTGATGCCAAAGGTAAAAGGTAAAACAGAAGGCTCAAAGGTGAATAAACTCGTACTTAAGCAATTATCTTAA
- the prmA gene encoding 50S ribosomal protein L11 methyltransferase: MKWSEVCIHTTNEAIEPVSNILHESGASGVVIEDPQDMNQEETGFGEIYELNPEDYPEEGVYVKAYLPVNSFLSETVDAIKQSVNNLKIFDIDIGHNDVTLTEIHEEDWATAWKKYYKPVKISEKITIIPTWEDYTPVQSDELIIEMDPGMAFGTGTHPTTVLSLQALEQYLTKGDIVLDVGSGSGVLSVASVLLGADHVHAFDLDEVAVKSTMNNAELNQVAHQVTSTKNNLLQGVTIEPGLIVSNILAEIIVQFVDDAYRLLQPNGYFITSGIIEGKKELVKNRLQKAGFEVIETNRMEDWISIIAKKPDIR; this comes from the coding sequence ATGAAGTGGTCGGAAGTTTGTATTCACACCACCAATGAAGCCATTGAACCCGTTTCGAACATCTTGCATGAGTCAGGGGCAAGCGGTGTAGTGATAGAAGATCCTCAGGATATGAACCAAGAGGAAACGGGATTTGGTGAAATCTATGAACTGAATCCAGAAGATTATCCTGAGGAAGGAGTCTATGTTAAGGCCTATCTGCCAGTCAATAGCTTTTTATCTGAAACGGTTGATGCGATCAAACAATCGGTAAATAATTTAAAGATATTTGACATTGACATTGGCCATAATGATGTAACCCTTACCGAAATTCATGAAGAAGACTGGGCTACAGCCTGGAAGAAATATTATAAACCAGTAAAGATTTCTGAAAAGATTACAATTATCCCTACATGGGAAGACTATACCCCTGTACAAAGTGATGAGTTAATAATCGAAATGGATCCTGGAATGGCATTCGGAACAGGGACGCATCCCACCACAGTCTTGAGCTTGCAAGCTCTTGAACAGTATTTAACGAAAGGTGACATTGTTCTCGATGTAGGGTCAGGCTCAGGGGTGCTGAGCGTAGCTTCTGTACTGCTAGGTGCTGACCATGTCCATGCATTCGATCTTGATGAAGTGGCCGTGAAAAGTACAATGAATAACGCTGAATTAAATCAAGTGGCACATCAGGTAACATCGACTAAAAATAATCTTTTACAAGGTGTTACTATTGAACCAGGCTTAATTGTATCGAATATACTGGCGGAAATTATTGTCCAATTTGTAGATGACGCCTACCGTCTGCTGCAGCCAAATGGTTATTTTATCACTTCAGGAATCATTGAGGGAAAGAAGGAATTGGTAAAAAATCGGCTTCAGAAGGCTGGGTTTGAGGTCATTGAGACGAACAGAATGGAAGATTGGATTTCTATTATTGCTAAAAAGCCGGATATAAGGTGA
- the deoC gene encoding deoxyribose-phosphate aldolase yields MGQNLAKMIDHTQLKPDTSKDKITEICHEAKEYDFMSVCVNPYWVEYSSQLLQGTDVRVCTVIGFPLGATTTETKVFETRQAIKNGATEVDMVINVGELKSGNTEAVQADIEAVVNEAKGKALVKVIIETSLLSDEEKVTASQLTKDGGADFVKTSTGFSGGGATVEDVSLMRKTVGPDLGVKASGGVRDYEGARAVIEAGATRIGASAGIAIINGGTGTSDY; encoded by the coding sequence ATGGGACAAAATTTAGCAAAAATGATAGATCATACACAGCTCAAACCAGATACTTCCAAAGATAAGATTACCGAGATTTGCCATGAAGCAAAAGAATATGATTTTATGTCGGTCTGTGTAAATCCTTACTGGGTGGAATACAGTTCACAATTACTACAAGGTACAGATGTAAGGGTATGTACAGTTATTGGGTTTCCTCTAGGGGCGACAACGACAGAGACAAAAGTGTTTGAAACACGCCAGGCTATTAAGAATGGTGCTACAGAAGTGGACATGGTGATCAATGTTGGCGAATTGAAATCAGGAAATACAGAAGCTGTCCAGGCTGATATTGAAGCTGTTGTAAATGAAGCCAAAGGTAAAGCCTTAGTAAAGGTTATTATTGAGACTTCTCTGCTGAGTGATGAAGAAAAAGTTACAGCTTCACAGTTAACTAAAGATGGCGGAGCGGATTTCGTTAAAACCTCAACAGGTTTCTCAGGTGGTGGCGCAACGGTTGAAGATGTCAGCCTGATGCGCAAAACTGTCGGTCCGGATTTAGGTGTAAAAGCTTCTGGCGGAGTACGTGATTACGAAGGAGCACGAGCTGTCATTGAAGCAGGAGCAACTCGTATTGGGGCAAGCGCAGGTATCGCCATCATCAACGGAGGCACTGGAACATCTGATTATTAG
- the dnaJ gene encoding molecular chaperone DnaJ produces the protein MSKRDYYEVLGVSKDASQQEIKKAYRKLARKYHPDVSEEENASDKFKEAKEAYETLSDQQKRTQYDQFGHAGPQGQGFGGFGGGGEDFGGFGDIFDMFFGGGGRRRDPNAPRKGADLQYSMTLQFEEAIFGKSTDVEIPVEETCDTCEGSGAKPGTSPETCSHCQGSGQINQEQNTPFGRVVNRRVCHHCQGTGQIVKDKCNTCGGDGRVTKRNKIHIDIPAGIDEGQQIRVPGKGEAGVNGGPAGDLFVVIRVQQHEFFEREQDHIFCEIPLTFAQAALGDEIEVPTVHGKVKLKVPAGTQTGKTFRLKDKGSPNVHGRGHGDQHVKMRVITPKNLTDRQRELIREFSEISGNEVTEEQHGNFFERMKRAFKGE, from the coding sequence GTGAGTAAACGTGATTATTATGAAGTGCTAGGTGTATCGAAGGATGCTTCTCAACAGGAAATTAAGAAGGCCTATCGTAAACTAGCACGTAAATATCACCCAGATGTCAGTGAAGAAGAAAATGCATCTGATAAATTTAAAGAAGCCAAAGAAGCTTATGAAACTTTGAGTGACCAACAAAAACGTACACAATATGACCAATTTGGTCATGCTGGTCCGCAAGGTCAAGGATTTGGCGGTTTCGGAGGCGGCGGTGAAGACTTCGGCGGCTTCGGCGATATTTTCGATATGTTCTTCGGCGGAGGGGGGCGTCGGCGTGACCCTAACGCTCCACGCAAAGGGGCCGACCTCCAGTATTCTATGACGCTTCAGTTCGAGGAAGCCATTTTTGGAAAGAGTACAGATGTTGAGATTCCTGTCGAGGAAACGTGTGATACATGTGAGGGGTCGGGTGCTAAGCCTGGCACTTCTCCTGAAACTTGTTCACACTGTCAGGGAAGCGGACAGATTAATCAAGAGCAAAACACACCATTTGGCCGTGTTGTGAACCGAAGAGTGTGTCATCATTGTCAAGGAACCGGACAGATCGTTAAAGATAAATGTAATACTTGTGGTGGAGATGGCCGTGTAACGAAACGAAACAAAATACACATCGATATTCCTGCAGGTATTGACGAGGGACAGCAAATTCGTGTGCCTGGCAAAGGAGAAGCTGGTGTAAACGGCGGTCCTGCTGGGGATCTGTTCGTTGTGATTCGTGTGCAGCAGCATGAATTTTTTGAGCGCGAACAGGACCACATCTTTTGTGAAATCCCGTTAACATTTGCCCAAGCTGCCCTAGGTGATGAAATTGAAGTGCCGACTGTGCATGGAAAAGTTAAACTTAAGGTGCCGGCTGGAACTCAAACAGGTAAGACGTTCCGTTTGAAAGATAAAGGTTCTCCAAATGTCCATGGCCGTGGCCATGGAGATCAGCACGTCAAGATGCGTGTCATTACACCAAAGAATTTGACAGACCGTCAGCGTGAGCTGATTAGGGAATTTAGTGAAATCAGTGGTAATGAAGTAACGGAAGAGCAGCATGGTAATTTTTTTGAACGAATGAAACGTGCATTTAAAGGTGAATGA
- a CDS encoding 16S rRNA (uracil(1498)-N(3))-methyltransferase, whose translation MMQRYFVDRTSWEDEGVAITGNDVHHMTRVMRMQEGDTFICVHPDHGPALCEIDKINAGEKVSGTVREWLAENKELPVRVTIVQSLGKGDKLEQVVQKGTELGAYDFIPFEAERSVAKWDAKKAKKKVSRLEKIAKEASEQSERSSIPEISDVMAMTALIKKSHQYDVKLIAHEEEARSGNHHSLADQLQRVTRGKRVIVVFGPEGGFTSEEAEQLLSADFHPVRLGPRILRMETAPLYFLSSLSYQLEEQ comes from the coding sequence ATGATGCAGCGTTATTTTGTAGATCGAACCAGTTGGGAAGATGAAGGCGTTGCCATTACAGGAAACGATGTCCATCATATGACAAGAGTCATGAGAATGCAGGAAGGGGATACTTTTATTTGTGTTCATCCTGATCATGGCCCAGCTCTATGCGAGATCGATAAGATCAACGCAGGCGAGAAGGTGTCAGGTACTGTCAGGGAATGGCTTGCGGAAAATAAAGAACTACCCGTAAGAGTTACAATCGTTCAGAGTCTTGGTAAAGGGGATAAACTTGAACAGGTTGTTCAAAAAGGGACGGAACTTGGAGCTTACGATTTTATTCCTTTTGAAGCGGAGCGTTCGGTTGCAAAGTGGGACGCAAAAAAAGCAAAGAAGAAGGTTTCCAGGCTCGAAAAAATCGCCAAAGAAGCGAGCGAACAATCTGAACGATCCAGCATTCCCGAAATATCTGATGTTATGGCTATGACAGCTCTGATCAAAAAGAGCCATCAGTATGACGTGAAACTGATCGCCCATGAAGAAGAAGCACGATCTGGAAACCATCACTCATTGGCAGATCAGTTACAGCGAGTAACCAGAGGAAAGAGGGTGATTGTTGTATTTGGACCAGAGGGTGGATTTACATCTGAAGAAGCGGAACAACTCTTGTCGGCAGACTTCCATCCGGTACGATTAGGACCGAGAATATTGCGAATGGAAACCGCTCCGCTATATTTTCTATCTAGTTTATCCTATCAACTAGAAGAACAATAA
- the hrcA gene encoding heat-inducible transcriptional repressor HrcA codes for MLTDRQLLILQVIIDDFILTAQPVGSRSISKKEAVTYSSATIRNEMADLEEMGYLEKTHSSSGRVPSEKGYRFYVDHLLSPLRLSNGEIKTIREAFKDRMMEFERVVQKSAGILSDMTNYTSIILGPEVFETKLKQLQIVPLNGQSAIAILVTNTGHVEHRAFNVPVEMKPAQLEKMVNILNDRLRDVPLVHLHEKLQLEVRELVKEHMDEQAFRYMQAALMDEQPAKLYIGGKTNILTQPEFKDLEKVRSLFATIEQENEMADLLRSGDQGLHVRIGHENPFDAMQNCSLITASYTLGNEQVGTIALLGPTRMEYNRVISLLSVLSKHMTETFKGWY; via the coding sequence ATGTTAACTGATAGACAATTGTTAATCTTGCAAGTGATTATTGATGATTTCATCCTGACTGCTCAGCCGGTTGGCTCGCGGTCAATTTCAAAAAAAGAAGCTGTAACCTATAGTTCAGCCACCATACGTAATGAAATGGCAGACCTTGAGGAAATGGGGTACCTTGAAAAAACCCATTCCTCATCGGGACGGGTACCATCAGAGAAAGGTTATCGCTTTTATGTCGATCATCTTTTATCTCCACTGCGATTGTCTAATGGAGAGATAAAAACGATCAGAGAAGCATTTAAGGACCGTATGATGGAATTCGAACGGGTCGTGCAGAAATCAGCCGGGATCTTATCGGATATGACTAATTATACGTCGATCATTCTCGGTCCCGAAGTATTCGAAACAAAGTTGAAGCAACTGCAGATTGTACCGCTCAATGGACAGTCTGCGATCGCGATTTTAGTGACGAATACAGGTCATGTGGAACACAGAGCTTTCAATGTTCCTGTTGAAATGAAGCCAGCTCAGCTTGAAAAAATGGTCAATATCTTAAATGATCGTTTGCGCGATGTTCCATTAGTTCATTTGCATGAAAAACTCCAACTTGAAGTTCGGGAGTTAGTCAAGGAGCATATGGATGAGCAGGCATTCAGGTATATGCAAGCTGCATTGATGGATGAACAGCCAGCTAAGCTTTATATTGGAGGAAAAACCAATATACTTACACAGCCTGAATTTAAGGACCTTGAGAAAGTACGTTCGCTCTTTGCTACAATCGAGCAGGAAAATGAAATGGCAGATTTGCTGAGATCAGGCGACCAGGGTCTTCATGTACGTATAGGGCATGAGAATCCTTTTGATGCTATGCAAAACTGCAGCCTGATCACGGCAAGCTATACTCTTGGAAATGAGCAGGTAGGGACGATTGCTTTGCTTGGTCCAACACGTATGGAGTACAATCGGGTGATTTCATTGTTAAGTGTTTTATCCAAGCATATGACAGAAACGTTTAAAGGGTGGTATTGA
- a CDS encoding NfeD family protein, with amino-acid sequence MMSMLLILCFISDHVKAEGEGQLVYVIPVENTVESGMVSFLERTTDEAIEKGADHIIFEIDTPGGRVDAAGDIGELLAGLDISNTAFVASRAYSAGSYIALSADQIYMKPQATMGASGVINSDGTAADKKAQSAWISAMVSAAEANGRDPLYARAMADSSVNLSEYGAAKGEFLTLGPEDAVEVGYAEGIVKDRIQLLHEIGMSDAKVVETSPTLAENFARFLTHPIVIPILLSIASIGLVVELYSPGFGIPGIMGALSLVLFFYGHVVAGLAGYEAIVLLILGVGLIVAELFLPGGIAGIAGVAAVVASLMMSSADIGHMAMSIGIALLLTIVVSIILIKTIGFERGFFRHVILNDSTSAEKGYVSTVNRLELIGLKGETITPLRPSGTALIDEERMDVVSEGSFIAANQQVKIVKIEGARIVVRQEN; translated from the coding sequence ATGATGAGCATGCTCCTTATCCTGTGTTTTATTAGTGATCATGTGAAAGCTGAAGGAGAAGGCCAGCTGGTTTATGTGATCCCAGTCGAAAATACAGTTGAAAGCGGCATGGTTTCTTTCCTTGAACGTACAACAGATGAAGCCATTGAAAAAGGAGCAGATCATATCATATTTGAAATTGATACACCTGGAGGTAGGGTGGACGCTGCTGGAGACATTGGCGAGCTTCTTGCCGGTTTAGATATTTCAAATACGGCCTTTGTAGCCAGTCGGGCATATTCGGCAGGTTCGTATATTGCCCTTAGTGCTGATCAAATTTATATGAAGCCCCAAGCCACGATGGGTGCCTCAGGTGTGATTAATTCAGATGGAACGGCTGCTGATAAGAAAGCACAGTCAGCGTGGATTTCAGCAATGGTTTCGGCTGCCGAGGCAAACGGCCGTGATCCTTTATATGCCAGGGCCATGGCAGATAGCAGTGTGAATCTATCTGAGTATGGAGCAGCTAAAGGAGAATTTTTGACACTAGGGCCTGAAGATGCTGTGGAAGTCGGTTATGCGGAAGGTATTGTGAAGGATCGGATTCAACTACTTCACGAAATTGGCATGAGCGATGCCAAGGTAGTTGAAACGAGTCCGACTCTGGCCGAAAATTTTGCACGCTTTCTTACCCATCCGATTGTTATACCCATATTATTATCAATTGCCAGTATCGGTCTTGTGGTTGAGTTATACTCTCCTGGTTTTGGTATTCCTGGGATCATGGGAGCATTGTCCTTAGTGCTTTTCTTTTACGGGCATGTCGTTGCAGGGCTTGCAGGTTATGAAGCTATTGTCTTGCTGATCTTAGGGGTCGGCCTGATTGTAGCTGAACTATTTCTGCCTGGAGGCATAGCTGGAATAGCAGGGGTAGCAGCCGTTGTAGCGTCATTGATGATGTCATCTGCAGATATAGGCCATATGGCGATGAGCATCGGAATTGCGCTGCTATTAACGATTGTAGTCTCGATCATACTTATAAAAACGATCGGATTTGAGCGAGGTTTTTTCCGACACGTTATTCTTAATGATTCCACCTCGGCTGAAAAAGGTTATGTTTCAACTGTGAACCGTCTTGAACTGATTGGGCTGAAAGGAGAGACAATTACTCCTCTAAGACCTTCCGGCACCGCTCTCATTGATGAGGAGCGTATGGATGTGGTGTCAGAAGGTAGTTTCATCGCTGCTAATCAGCAGGTTAAAATTGTGAAAATCGAAGGTGCCAGAATTGTTGTTCGTCAAGAAAACTAA
- the dnaK gene encoding molecular chaperone DnaK, translating to MGKIIGIDLGTTNSCVAVMEGGEAKVIPNPEGNRTTPSAVAFKNGERQVGEVAKRQAITNPNTILSVKRHMGTDYKVEVEGKEYTPQEISAAILQYIKGYAEDYLGETVEKAVVTVPAYFNDAERQATKDAGTIAGLEVERIINEPTAAALAYGIDKEDQDQTILVYDLGGGTFDVSILDIGEGTFEVVATAGDNRLGGDDFDEVIMDHMVAEFKKENGIDLSQDKMAKQRLKDAAEKAKKDLSGVAQTQISLPFITAGEAGPLHLEMNLTRAKFEELASDLIERSMKPTRQAMKDAGMSSSDIHKVLLVGGSTRIPAVQEAIKKEVGKDPSKGVNPDEVVALGASIQGGVLQGDVKDVVLLDVTPLSLGIETMGSVTTKLIERNTTIPTSHSQVFSTAADNQTAVDIHVLQGEREMAQDNKTLGRFQLTDIPPAPRGVPQIEVSFDIDANGIVNVRAKDMGTNKEQSITIKSSSGLSDEEVEDMVRQAEENAEEDKKKREAIELRNEADQLIFTTDKTIKDLEDKVSDEEKQNAETAKEELQTALEGEDLDQIKEKKEALQEQVQNLSVKLYEQAQQQAEAAQGEQSDAEEDVVDADYEEVNEDENKK from the coding sequence ATGGGTAAAATTATTGGTATTGACTTAGGTACTACAAACTCTTGTGTGGCAGTAATGGAAGGCGGGGAAGCGAAAGTAATCCCTAACCCGGAAGGAAACCGCACAACGCCATCTGCTGTTGCATTTAAAAATGGTGAACGTCAGGTAGGTGAAGTAGCCAAGCGTCAGGCAATCACCAACCCAAACACAATTCTTTCTGTTAAACGTCATATGGGTACTGATTATAAAGTTGAAGTGGAAGGTAAAGAATACACTCCACAAGAAATTTCTGCTGCTATTCTTCAGTACATTAAGGGTTATGCTGAAGACTACCTTGGTGAAACAGTAGAGAAGGCTGTTGTAACTGTTCCTGCATACTTCAATGACGCGGAACGTCAAGCTACCAAAGACGCTGGTACAATTGCCGGTCTTGAAGTAGAACGTATTATCAATGAGCCTACAGCAGCTGCACTTGCGTACGGAATTGATAAAGAAGACCAGGATCAAACAATTTTAGTTTATGACCTTGGTGGCGGTACGTTTGACGTATCTATCCTTGACATTGGTGAAGGTACATTTGAAGTTGTAGCTACAGCTGGTGACAACCGCCTTGGTGGGGATGACTTTGACGAAGTGATCATGGACCACATGGTAGCAGAGTTCAAGAAAGAGAATGGAATTGACCTTTCACAAGACAAAATGGCTAAACAGCGCCTGAAAGATGCTGCTGAAAAAGCTAAAAAAGATCTTTCCGGTGTAGCTCAAACACAAATTTCTCTACCATTTATTACTGCTGGCGAAGCTGGACCGCTACACTTAGAAATGAATCTAACTCGTGCGAAATTCGAAGAGCTTGCTTCTGATCTAATTGAACGTTCCATGAAGCCAACTCGCCAGGCAATGAAAGATGCTGGCATGAGCTCAAGCGATATTCATAAAGTACTTCTTGTCGGTGGTTCCACTCGTATCCCAGCTGTACAAGAAGCGATTAAGAAAGAGGTAGGAAAAGATCCTTCCAAAGGGGTTAACCCGGATGAAGTTGTAGCACTTGGTGCGTCTATTCAAGGTGGAGTACTGCAAGGGGACGTTAAAGATGTAGTTCTTCTTGATGTAACACCACTGTCACTAGGCATTGAAACAATGGGGTCTGTTACAACAAAACTAATTGAACGTAACACAACCATTCCTACAAGTCATTCTCAAGTGTTCTCTACTGCGGCTGACAATCAAACAGCTGTTGATATCCATGTCCTTCAAGGTGAACGCGAAATGGCTCAGGACAACAAAACACTTGGACGCTTCCAGCTGACTGATATTCCGCCAGCTCCGCGTGGTGTTCCTCAAATCGAAGTAAGTTTCGATATTGATGCGAACGGTATTGTCAATGTACGTGCCAAAGACATGGGTACGAACAAAGAACAATCCATCACAATCAAGTCTTCTTCCGGCCTTTCTGATGAAGAAGTAGAAGATATGGTACGTCAGGCTGAAGAGAATGCGGAGGAAGATAAGAAGAAACGTGAAGCGATTGAACTTCGTAACGAAGCTGATCAGCTTATCTTCACGACAGACAAAACGATCAAGGATCTTGAAGATAAAGTAAGCGATGAAGAAAAGCAAAATGCCGAAACAGCTAAAGAAGAGCTTCAAACAGCTCTTGAAGGCGAAGATCTTGATCAAATTAAAGAGAAAAAAGAAGCACTGCAAGAGCAGGTTCAAAACTTATCTGTTAAGCTTTATGAACAAGCACAGCAGCAAGCAGAAGCTGCTCAGGGTGAACAGTCAGATGCTGAAGAAGATGTAGTTGACGCTGACTACGAGGAAGTAAACGAAGACGAAAATAAAAAGTAA
- the floA gene encoding flotillin-like protein FloA (flotillin-like protein involved in membrane lipid rafts), which translates to MSLQELMPIIIIGIIIIVIAVLFTFIPVMLWISALAAGVKVSIFTLVGMRLRRVIPSRVINPMIKAHKAGVNVDTNQLESHYLAGGNVDRVVNALIAAQRANIELSFERCAAIDLAGRDVLEAVQMSVNPKVIETPFIAGVAIDGIEVKAKARITVRANIDRLVGGAGEDTVIARVGEGIVSTIGSSVNHNKVLENPDRISQNVLGKGLDAGTAFEILSIDIADIDIGKNIGAILQTDQAEADKNIAQAKAEERRAMAIAQEQEMRARVQEMQAKVVESEAEVPQALAEALRSGKMGVMDYMNYQNINADTDMRQTLGDMSDQENEEQ; encoded by the coding sequence ATGAGCTTACAAGAACTTATGCCAATTATTATCATTGGAATTATCATTATTGTTATAGCCGTGCTATTTACATTCATACCCGTGATGTTATGGATCAGTGCCCTGGCTGCAGGTGTAAAGGTAAGTATTTTTACATTAGTGGGTATGCGGTTAAGGAGAGTTATTCCATCAAGAGTCATTAATCCGATGATTAAAGCGCACAAAGCAGGAGTTAATGTAGACACGAACCAATTAGAAAGTCATTATCTTGCAGGTGGTAATGTTGACAGAGTGGTGAATGCATTGATCGCTGCTCAACGTGCAAATATAGAACTCAGCTTTGAGCGCTGTGCAGCCATTGACCTTGCAGGCCGTGATGTGCTTGAGGCTGTACAAATGAGTGTAAATCCGAAGGTGATTGAAACTCCATTCATCGCCGGGGTAGCTATTGATGGGATTGAAGTAAAAGCAAAAGCGCGTATTACGGTTCGTGCTAATATTGATCGCCTAGTGGGTGGTGCTGGAGAGGATACAGTTATCGCTCGAGTTGGTGAAGGTATCGTTTCTACCATAGGTTCCAGTGTGAACCATAATAAAGTTTTGGAAAATCCTGATCGGATTTCACAAAATGTATTAGGAAAAGGGCTTGATGCAGGTACTGCATTTGAAATATTATCAATCGATATCGCTGATATTGACATTGGTAAAAATATTGGTGCCATTTTGCAGACAGATCAGGCAGAAGCAGACAAAAATATTGCTCAGGCGAAAGCTGAAGAGCGTCGTGCAATGGCTATTGCCCAAGAACAAGAGATGCGGGCACGTGTGCAGGAGATGCAGGCTAAGGTGGTTGAATCAGAAGCAGAAGTACCTCAGGCGCTGGCCGAAGCACTACGTTCAGGCAAAATGGGCGTTATGGATTACATGAATTATCAAAACATAAATGCTGATACAGATATGAGACAAACCTTAGGTGACATGTCTGATCAGGAGAATGAGGAACAATAA
- the grpE gene encoding nucleotide exchange factor GrpE produces MEEKDQQEQEIIEPETDEQAVEFDREQSETEESSDELAQIKQEKEEAQNRLLRLQADYDNFRRRTSKEREADRKYRSQSIVEELIPVLDNFERALQVEVDGDAAQNFANGMKMVYDQFQAALEKEGVEEIPAQGEEFDPNLHQAVMQVEDDNFESNVVVEQLQKGYRLNDRVIRPAMVKVNQ; encoded by the coding sequence GTGGAAGAGAAAGATCAGCAAGAACAAGAAATTATTGAACCAGAAACTGATGAACAAGCAGTTGAATTTGATAGGGAACAGTCAGAGACTGAGGAATCTTCTGATGAGCTGGCTCAGATTAAGCAAGAGAAAGAGGAAGCTCAGAACCGTTTGCTCAGACTTCAGGCTGATTATGATAATTTTCGCCGCCGAACTTCAAAAGAAAGAGAAGCGGACAGAAAATATAGATCTCAATCAATCGTTGAAGAGCTAATCCCGGTCCTTGATAACTTTGAAAGAGCTTTGCAAGTCGAAGTGGATGGGGATGCGGCCCAGAACTTTGCGAATGGAATGAAAATGGTGTACGACCAATTCCAAGCTGCTCTTGAAAAAGAGGGTGTGGAGGAAATCCCGGCTCAAGGGGAAGAGTTTGATCCGAATTTACATCAAGCAGTGATGCAAGTTGAGGACGACAACTTTGAGTCTAATGTAGTTGTAGAGCAACTGCAAAAAGGCTATCGTTTAAACGATCGGGTTATCCGCCCGGCTATGGTAAAAGTAAATCAATAA
- the rpsU gene encoding 30S ribosomal protein S21 produces the protein MSKTTRVRKNESLEDALRRFKRDVSKSGALSEYRKREYYDKPSVRRKKKSEAARKRK, from the coding sequence ATGTCAAAAACAACTCGCGTCCGTAAAAACGAGTCTCTTGAAGATGCTCTTCGTCGCTTCAAGCGCGATGTATCGAAAAGCGGTGCATTATCAGAATATCGTAAGCGTGAATATTACGATAAGCCTAGCGTACGCCGTAAGAAAAAGTCTGAGGCCGCTAGAAAGCGCAAGTGA